The sequence below is a genomic window from Deltaproteobacteria bacterium.
GGTTCGTTTATTTTTCGTAGTCGAATAATTTCTGCGCTTACACTCCGTACAACCCAGCGTAACTATATCTCTCATTTTCTATACCCTTATGTAAGACCTTACTTTAAAAGACCCTATTCAATAATCTCGCTTACAACACCGGCGCCGACCGTTCTACCGCCTTCCCTGATAGCAAATCTCAATTCTTTATCCATCGCAATGGGGGTAATCAGTACCACCTCT
It includes:
- the rpmG gene encoding 50S ribosomal protein L33; protein product: MRDIVTLGCTECKRRNYSTTKNKRTTPDKLEFKKYCPFCRRHTIHRETK